DNA sequence from the Bacteroidales bacterium genome:
AACCCTCTTTTTCGATGAGTGCTTTTACATCCTGACCAATTTGGTGAAGATGTGTATGTCCCGGAACCAGCTGAGTAAAAGAATTAACAACCGCGATTATGGGTTTTCCAAATTGTTTTTCAGTCATTCCGTTGGCGCGCCACAGGCTTCTGGCTCCCGCCATTTTTCTACCTGCTGTACTCGTATTGCTTCTTAATTCATTCATTTTTTTATAATTCTCTTTCCATAAAAAAAGCCTTACTCGTATTTGAGAAAGGCTAATCTAATTTTACACAAAACTAAGCTCTCTCAAATTCGCAATAGGAGAATAATAATAATCAGAATGATAATATTTAGCTTAGATAGATGTGCGATATTCATTTTAGTATTCATTTTTTTTCATAAAAAAAACCACCCTCGTTTTAGTGAGGATGGTTTCTATATTTTTAATATTTACACGCAGCCTCACCTCTTAAATACCAAGAGAATGTTAATAATAATGAGGCTAATGTTTAAATTTCTTTTCACGATTTCTTTATTCGTTTTGAGCGACAAATATTTGCAATAATATTTTATATAAAAAAACAATTGGGTAAAAATTTTATTTAATTTTTTATTCCGTTGATATTTAATCGATTACAAGCGGGGTAAATTTATAAATTACAATAAATGCTAATTTCAGTGCAGCATCAGCTTGTTTAGAGCCTCTTTATATGAAAAATAAAGCCACGCCAAACACACTCAAAAATGCCCCTGCAATTTCAGCTAAACTCACTTTTTGTTTATACAAAACCACAGCGGGAAGAATAATTAAAACAGGGACAATGGCCATAATGGTAGAAGCAGTTCCTGTGTTGGTATTCTGAACCGCAAGAAGAGAAAAAGAAACGCCTAGGAAAGGGCCAAAAACAGAACCTAAAATAATTCCTCGCAAAGCAGGTTTATTCTTAAATGCAGCTTTTACATTTTTCCATCTCCGCAGAAAAGTAATAATAATGGTAAACCCGATAATAGAAACAATAACCCGAACTTGAGTTGCAGCAAAAGCATCATATTGTCCCATTCCGTATTTACTCAACACGATTCCTCCACCTTGTCCGAGCGCACCGATAAAAGCAAAAATTAAACCTTTTATTGGAAATTTAAGTCGAGATTTTTGTTCCCCATTAGGCTTATTCCAAATAGCAATACCAATACCAGAAATCACCAAAAGCATTCCTGCCAAGCCTTTAATATTCATTGTTTCGCCCAGCGCTAACCAACCAAAGAAAGCGGCCATTGGAGGTGCTAAAGTCATCATAAGCATCGCCATGCGTGAACCAATAAGTGGATAAGAAGCAAATAAAAAGTAATCGCCTAAAATAAATCCAACCACACCAGAAAGACCTAACCAGAGCCAAATATGTGTTGTTGCATCGGTGGGGAAAGCAAGTCCACGACTAAAATAAGACATGAAACTTAAAAATACCAAAGCAAAGATTAGTCGGATTAAATTAACGGCAAAAGGACCTACGCGCTTAGTTGCACCTTCAAAAGCAAGTGCTGTAACCGTCCAGAAAACAGCAGTCAATAAAGCGGCAAATTCGCCAAAATGAGATTGAATCATGGTTTGGTTTTGGTTTGCGCAAATGTATTAATTTATCCAATGCTTTTAAAAAGTGATAAGCAGCTAATTTTTTCCGATAAAAAAAGCCTGATTATTTTGTATATCCGAGAGGCTTAAACTCGAGCTATTAATAGCTTTTTATAAGAATTGGGGTTGATATGTAAGCTCACGTTATGGAGCATATTCATTTTAAGCCTGAATAAAACTAAAAAGCTTAGCGTTTTTAAGAGGGAAACCCTCTTTTTTATGTTCGGGATTTATCGTTTTTTTAATAAACTACTCATTTTGTGGAATAGACAAAATATTTTGTAACTTTGGGAGTATAGCATAGACGTAAGGTCTCCTAAAATGATTACATAAATTGAATTATCCGGTATTTAAGCGTTTGCAATTGATTAAAAACGTTTTGATTGTTGATTTTTAGTATTTTAATTGTTTTAGGAAGTTTATGTGAAGCTAGAATATATGCAATGCATTTATTAATTATTATGGGCAATTATTAATAAAAAATAAAAAAAATATGAAAACAAAAATCACATTATTTATTCTTATTTCTATGTC
Encoded proteins:
- a CDS encoding DMT family transporter; protein product: MIQSHFGEFAALLTAVFWTVTALAFEGATKRVGPFAVNLIRLIFALVFLSFMSYFSRGLAFPTDATTHIWLWLGLSGVVGFILGDYFLFASYPLIGSRMAMLMMTLAPPMAAFFGWLALGETMNIKGLAGMLLVISGIGIAIWNKPNGEQKSRLKFPIKGLIFAFIGALGQGGGIVLSKYGMGQYDAFAATQVRVIVSIIGFTIIITFLRRWKNVKAAFKNKPALRGIILGSVFGPFLGVSFSLLAVQNTNTGTASTIMAIVPVLIILPAVVLYKQKVSLAEIAGAFLSVFGVALFFI